The genomic region AAGAGAGCTTCGAAGTGGTTATCCCTGCAGCCGAGGCCCTTCGCGACGCCCTGGGCAAACAGGCATTAACTTACAAGACAACGCCATGCGCCGGTCGCACCCACGGAGTTCACGCTGAGCCTACCACATTTGGTTTGCGTTTAGCTGGATGGCACAGCGAAATGACTCGCCATATCGAGCGTCTCAAATCAGCGAGCCAAGACGTTTCGTTCGCGAAACTTTCCGGAGCTGTTGGTAACTACAGTCAAACAGATCCTGCATTTGAAGCTTTCGTTATGAATAAGCTTGATTTGCAAGTAGAGCCTGTTGCCACACAGGTTGTACCTCGTGACCGTCACGCCAATGCACTAAGCGCACTGGCGCTAATGGGCGCAGGCATCGAGCGGTTCGCAACAGAGATTCGCTCGTTGCAGCGCACAGATGTACGCGAGGCTGAGGAATACTTCGCGCGTGGACAAACAGGTTCATCTGCAATGCCTCACAAACGTAACCCGATTACATGTGAGCGATTGACCGGAATGGCGCGATTGCTACGCGGTTACATGATGAGTGCATTTGAAAACGTTGCGCTTTGGCACGACCGAGACATCAGTCACTCATCAGTTGAGCGGGTTATTTGTCCTGACGCATTCCACATTGCTCATTACATGCTTCTCAAAATGACATCAGTCATTGAAAATCTCTTGGTTTACCCGGAGCGCATGCTTGAGAACATGAACAACAC from Deltaproteobacteria bacterium harbors:
- a CDS encoding adenylosuccinate lyase, with protein sequence MISRYQTKEMTKIWDDESRFARWVQIEIAACEAFHERGEVSDDDIAAIRKGHHQNAARIREHEKETNHDVVAFVRSMSETVGEPACRHIHRGMTSSDVVDTALAMALKESFEVVIPAAEALRDALGKQALTYKTTPCAGRTHGVHAEPTTFGLRLAGWHSEMTRHIERLKSASQDVSFAKLSGAVGNYSQTDPAFEAFVMNKLDLQVEPVATQVVPRDRHANALSALALMGAGIERFATEIRSLQRTDVREAEEYFARGQTGSSAMPHKRNPITCERLTGMARLLRGYMMSAFENVALWHDRDISHSSVERVICPDAFHIAHYMLLKMTSVIENLLVYPERMLENMNNTKGLLFSQTVLGCLLKAGLERQQAYKSVQHAAMRVWGGEAEDFQSALLEEEMVKANVSPEVIAQAFSLDPYTRHIDTIFERANIKG